Genomic DNA from Candidatus Rokuibacteriota bacterium:
CCTGATAGCGACACGTGGATCGGCCCAGCCCCACCCGCCCACACGCCCGCCGTTCGCTCAACCTGCATTGCGCCTGCATCGCCCGCACCGCAGACCGCTGCGCCACGGGCGTTAGGCCTCTTGTCCGACGAGCTCCTTCCGAGCCTGGTTATCCAGGGTGGGGTCGGCCACCAGGCGCTTCAGGCGGGTCTTCTCGTGCTCCAGCTGCCGGAGCCGGCGCCCTCGTTGACCTCGTGGCCGTGGGACTTCGCCCTCCACCGGTAACACGACTGTTCGCTGATGCCGTGCCGCCGGCAAAGGTCGCGGCTCATCGCGCCCGCCTCGGCCTCCTTCAGGATCCCGATGATCTGCTCTTCCGTGCACCGCTTTCGCCGCATCGCGGGGCCCTCCCCGCGGCCATCCTAGCCACATCCTCACCGTCCCCGTGGCGCAGTTTTCAGGTAGCAGGTCGCGTCGGCACTCGACTGGACCAAGGTCCAATAGGAAAGCGAGGTGGCGACGCATAGAGTGAGAGCGCAGTCGAGAGGAGACACTCCATGGAACTTCCGCTCATCATCATCGGGCTAGTGCTCATCGCGGTGGGCTTGGTGTCCCTCGCGTACCAGGGCATCACGTACACGCGCCGCGAGACGGTGCTGGACCACGGGCCCATCAAGGCCACCGCGGACACACAGAAGACGATTCCGATGGCGCCGATTCTCGGGGGCCTCGCGCTGGCCGGCGGCGTCACGTTGCTCGTCGGCGCGTGGCGCATTCGATGACCACGGACCGCTGACCCCCATGCTCCGCCGCTACCTCCTGGGTGCCGCCGGGCTGGCCGCCGTAGCCTCGGGTGCCTTGCTCTACATGGTGGGCCCCCAGACCGACTGGCCGGTGAGCAGCGCGCAGGCGCTGGCAAGCGACGATCGGCGGCCCGTGGATTCCTCTGCCACGTACCTGCAGCAGATGAAGCTCACGCAGGAGACGTTGAGAAGCTTCGGGAGCGTAGGCAACATCAACGCCCTCCGGCACCGCCCGCCCCACTCGTGGCCCCCATCCCCGTGACATAAC
This window encodes:
- a CDS encoding DUF3185 domain-containing protein, whose amino-acid sequence is MELPLIIIGLVLIAVGLVSLAYQGITYTRRETVLDHGPIKATADTQKTIPMAPILGGLALAGGVTLLVGAWRIR